CGAGAAAAATCATCAACTCTCTTTTTCAGCCCCCTAATCGAGCTTATCATCTTGTCGGCCAGGGAAGGCGGTAAGTCAGCTTCGGCCTGTCTTTCAACATCCTGCACAAGATCAAGAACCTGATATTGACTGAAACTCTTTCCAAAAAAAGTTGAAGCGACATTCTCCAGATGGTGAGCCTCATCGAATATGACCCCTTGATAACGCGGCAGGATCTCACCAAAGCCGGCTTTGCGTAGAGCTAGATCCGAAAAAAACAGATGATGATTGACTATCATGAGCCGGGCCGAACCTGCTTTTCTTCTCAACTCGTTGATGAAACACCTTGGTGCCTCGGGACATTCTCCGCCGAGACATTGGTGTGACTGAGCAGATATCTTGGGCCACAATGGCGAATGATCGTGCAGCCATTCCAGTTCTGCACGATCTCCGGTTTCGGTGCTCAAAAGCCATTCATCCACTTTGTCACAGCTGCCGTCGTCAACAACCGTCAACTGGGGTGAACTTCTATACTGATACCACCTGTAATAACAGAGATAGTTCTGTCTCCCCTTTATACAGACAACCTCTATTTCTTCCCCGAGAATTCTGGTCAGCAGGGGAATTTCTTTCTTGAGAATCTGATCCTGAAGGTTAATGGTTGCCGTGGAGACAACCAGCCGCTTGCCAGACAGGACAGCAGGCAGCAGGTATGCCAGGGTCTTGCCGATTCCGGTCTCCGCTTCAACCAAAAGGATCTCGGCCCTCTCATATTCTCTCTCATTTCCCTTCAGAACATTCTGCACAGCCTCAGCCATCTTCAGCTGGCCGGTCCTGGGTTCAAATTTTTCAAAAGACTTTGCCAGAAGTCCGTTTTCACCAAAATATGTATCCATTACCTCTTTCCGACAAACCCTTTCGAGGAGTTAATTTTTGACGAGTTTTTAGCTGATGCAACTAAAGGACAAGTTATACGTTTTTTATTTTTATTTTTCAACCAAGCCTGTACACTAAATGCATAATACTTGTATATAACAGATTAAGTTTGATAATCTTGTAAAAACCGCGAAGCTCTCAGATGACTGGACAAAAAGCTCGATATATATTTTTGGCAGGCCGCCGACTATACTTCTATATAGAAGTCCCGCCAAAAACCTGCAACCTGGGAGATCGTGCCTTTTGTGACGTCTCCGTGTTTGAGTTTCCGGCTAAAGGACCCCACTTCAAATTGAACCGATGGTAGAGATACTTCCCACAAAAGACATACCCGAATTTCCATCCATCAGGGACCTGCTCTATGACAACGAGATCGTTGTTATAGTAGACGATTCTGCTGAAATTGTACTCCTGCTGGAACATTACCTTACCCGTCAAAATATACCTGTGGCCAAAGCCTCAAACGCTGAAGAACTCTACGCAATATTCAGAAAGGAGAGAGTTGCGCTCATCCTTCTTGACATAGGACTCCCGGGAAAAAGCGGTACCGAAATTCTTTCCGATCTTGTCCCCAACAATCCTGATTTGGGCATCATAATGGTCACCGGAACCACAGATATCCAGACGGCACTGGAATGTCTCAGGAAAGGAGCGGATGATTACCTCACAAAACCTGTGATTCCCGACGAGTTCCTTCATACCCTCAGCCAGACTCTGAAAAAAAGACGCCTTGCTATCGAAAACAGGATATTTCAACGGGAGCTGGAAGTCACGAATTTTCGGACCCAGTTTCTCCACAACCTCAATCTCAAGATGAATTCGGCCTACCTTAATGCACTGGAGCTGGATAGTGTTCTCCAAACCATACTGGCGGGAATTACGTCTGAAGATGGGCTCAAATTCAACAGGGCTTTCCTGGCATTGTACGATAGCAATGGTGAAACTCTCAGCGGTAAACTGGCAACGGGACCATCCACAAGAGAGGAGGCGGAGCAGGTTTGGCAATCAATAAAAACTAAAAATCTTGGATTACACGCCATTCTCAATGGAATAATCGATAACAGCATACATCAGGACACGAAAGTCAACCGGATAGCCAGGGAACTTAAGGTTCAAGCCTCTGAAACAAATCATATTCTGATTCATTCAAGCCTGAAAAGGAAATCAATACTCGTTAAAAACGGCAGGGCAGAGGGTGTTCATGTCCCCAGGGAGTTCCTGCAGTTGCTCAATGAGGAGAATTTTGTTGTCGTTCCTCTCTTCTCTCCGAGCCGATCCCTGGGTGTTCTTATTGCGGATAACTTTGTCACCGGAGCGGAAATTACGTCCGATGACATGATTACTCTCGAAATATTCGCCAATCAGGCGAGTCTTGCTATTGAACACAGTCATCTCTACCGTGATATGAATGAAAAGATCCATGAACTTGAACTTGTCACAGAAGAGCTTGAAAAAAACAAGGATATGCTCATTGA
This Desulfopila inferna DNA region includes the following protein-coding sequences:
- a CDS encoding response regulator, which gives rise to MVEILPTKDIPEFPSIRDLLYDNEIVVIVDDSAEIVLLLEHYLTRQNIPVAKASNAEELYAIFRKERVALILLDIGLPGKSGTEILSDLVPNNPDLGIIMVTGTTDIQTALECLRKGADDYLTKPVIPDEFLHTLSQTLKKRRLAIENRIFQRELEVTNFRTQFLHNLNLKMNSAYLNALELDSVLQTILAGITSEDGLKFNRAFLALYDSNGETLSGKLATGPSTREEAEQVWQSIKTKNLGLHAILNGIIDNSIHQDTKVNRIARELKVQASETNHILIHSSLKRKSILVKNGRAEGVHVPREFLQLLNEENFVVVPLFSPSRSLGVLIADNFVTGAEITSDDMITLEIFANQASLAIEHSHLYRDMNEKIHELELVTEELEKNKDMLIEAERYSTIGYVSAQLVHAIRNPLTSIGGTARLLLRRAQEDNTRKFLSIMAEETTKIEETLKNLFQFVDDISLETGPHSLTATLRESLAVFYAAFKKTGIKLELSVPDNDVILKIDPQMMRKVFMHLIRNSIEAMESGGILRVELSHSEEGTTISISDTGSGISDFSSKLVRDPFYTTKTYGTGLGLTLVEQILELHGAGFSLQQVSPHGIRAVIRFPVQS